A genomic stretch from Anaerolinea thermophila UNI-1 includes:
- a CDS encoding nucleotidyltransferase family protein, with translation MKAILAAGGEASIQDPLYPYTQGKPKALLEMAGKPMVQWVIDALNASSVVDSIVVVGLPPHTPLESRLPLRILPDHHGMLENFQAGARAIYEEERRDQMVLAVSADIPLIRGEMVDWVAQNTQDIEADVYYHIIERHVMETRFPQSKRTYLRIEGREYCGGDLNALRLKAVLEADSLWNAMVQARKNPLKQAQLIGWDILLLLLLGRLTIPEAERRFSRRLGLRARAISCPYAELGMDVDKPVQYELALRELSAR, from the coding sequence ATGAAAGCCATTCTTGCCGCCGGGGGAGAAGCCTCGATTCAAGACCCCTTATACCCGTACACGCAGGGTAAGCCCAAAGCCCTGCTGGAGATGGCTGGCAAGCCCATGGTGCAGTGGGTAATTGATGCCCTCAATGCCAGTTCGGTGGTTGACTCCATCGTTGTGGTAGGCTTACCGCCACACACCCCGCTGGAAAGCCGCCTGCCTTTGCGCATTCTCCCTGACCATCACGGCATGCTGGAGAATTTTCAGGCAGGTGCGCGTGCCATTTACGAGGAAGAACGCCGCGATCAGATGGTACTGGCGGTCTCTGCGGATATCCCGCTCATCCGTGGGGAGATGGTGGACTGGGTAGCGCAAAATACGCAGGATATTGAAGCGGATGTGTACTATCATATTATCGAGCGCCATGTGATGGAAACCCGTTTCCCTCAATCCAAACGCACTTACCTGCGCATCGAAGGACGCGAGTACTGTGGTGGCGATTTGAACGCCCTGCGCCTGAAAGCCGTTTTGGAAGCCGATTCTCTCTGGAACGCCATGGTACAGGCGCGTAAAAATCCCCTCAAACAGGCGCAGTTGATTGGCTGGGACATTCTGCTCTTGCTTCTTCTGGGGCGGTTGACCATTCCCGAAGCCGAACGGCGTTTCAGCCGGCGTTTGGGATTGCGCGCCCGTGCCATTTCCTGCCCGTACGCCGAACTGGGCATGGATGTGGATAAACCCGTGCAGTACGAACTTGCTCTGCGAGAACTTTCGGCAAGGTAA
- a CDS encoding phosphatase PAP2 family protein — translation MASSIWNWVQRWDDRWTPRFTLKPGGGWIWRSAAVLAHSGDSWFWVGALALVWLFTTGDWHRRAALLAAAVGVQALAVFALKQFIRRPRPEGEWGAIYRNVDPHSFPSGHAARAALLAVMGLGLGPQWFAVLLLIWAPLVSLARVATGVHYLSDVLAGILLGSLMGAGMLALSDWLMRLFPFFF, via the coding sequence ATGGCGTCTTCCATCTGGAATTGGGTACAACGGTGGGATGACCGCTGGACACCGCGCTTTACCCTGAAGCCGGGCGGTGGTTGGATATGGCGCAGTGCGGCAGTTCTGGCACACTCCGGCGATTCCTGGTTTTGGGTGGGCGCGCTGGCGCTGGTGTGGCTCTTCACCACCGGAGATTGGCATCGCCGCGCGGCATTGCTGGCGGCGGCGGTTGGGGTTCAGGCGCTGGCGGTATTTGCCCTCAAGCAGTTCATTCGCCGTCCGCGTCCCGAGGGTGAATGGGGGGCGATTTACCGCAATGTGGACCCGCATTCCTTCCCTTCCGGACATGCTGCGAGGGCGGCTTTGCTGGCGGTGATGGGCTTGGGGCTGGGACCGCAGTGGTTTGCCGTCCTGTTGCTCATTTGGGCGCCGCTGGTCAGTCTGGCGCGGGTGGCAACGGGGGTGCATTATCTCTCCGATGTGCTGGCAGGCATCTTGCTGGGGAGCCTGATGGGCGCGGGGATGCTGGCGCTTTCCGACTGGTTGATGCGTTTGTTCCCCTTTTTCTTCTAA
- a CDS encoding glycoside hydrolase family 5 protein translates to METLSGFQAGVNLGGWISQYGSFDYQHFETFIQEEDIARIASWGMDHIRLPMDYPIFESDDNPFSYNERGFGYVDRTIEWCEKYNLNLILDLHRAPGFSFNTLEENRLFQNVDLQERFLALWETFARRYRKVERPTLIFELMNEVVLPTSAPWNELAQRAVRRIRSVDAERWIMIGGNHYNSAWTLKDLVRVDDPHIVYTFHFYEPMPFTHQKAYWVDFLKAFDTTTPYPGEIPHLEEFLAQHPEYAEQFAAYRGKVMNLDMLRYFIQPAVDFLEQTHLPLYCGEYGAIDHAPLESRLNWHRDIVGLLRQHGIGRAVWSYKEMDFRLVNWKGEVESQELVEIVSQR, encoded by the coding sequence ATGGAGACTCTTTCCGGCTTTCAGGCTGGCGTCAATCTGGGGGGGTGGATCTCCCAATACGGCTCATTTGATTACCAGCATTTTGAGACCTTTATCCAAGAGGAAGACATTGCCCGCATCGCCTCATGGGGGATGGATCACATCCGCCTGCCCATGGATTACCCCATTTTCGAATCGGACGACAACCCCTTTTCTTACAACGAGCGCGGATTTGGCTACGTAGACCGCACGATTGAGTGGTGTGAGAAGTACAACCTCAACCTGATCCTTGACCTGCACCGCGCCCCGGGGTTCAGTTTCAACACCCTGGAAGAAAACCGCCTCTTCCAGAATGTGGATTTGCAGGAACGTTTCCTTGCCCTGTGGGAGACTTTTGCGCGGCGTTACCGCAAGGTAGAACGCCCCACCCTGATCTTCGAACTGATGAACGAAGTCGTCCTGCCCACCAGCGCCCCCTGGAACGAGTTAGCTCAGCGGGCTGTGCGGCGTATTCGTTCGGTAGATGCCGAACGCTGGATCATGATTGGAGGAAACCATTACAATTCAGCGTGGACGCTTAAAGACCTGGTACGGGTGGACGACCCGCATATCGTTTACACCTTCCATTTTTACGAACCCATGCCTTTCACCCATCAGAAAGCCTACTGGGTGGATTTCCTGAAAGCCTTTGACACCACTACCCCCTACCCGGGCGAGATTCCCCATCTGGAAGAATTTCTCGCTCAACACCCGGAGTATGCAGAGCAATTTGCCGCATACCGGGGCAAGGTAATGAACCTTGACATGCTCAGGTACTTCATCCAACCGGCAGTGGACTTCCTTGAACAGACGCATCTGCCCCTGTACTGCGGCGAATACGGCGCAATCGACCATGCTCCGCTGGAAAGCCGCCTGAACTGGCACCGTGACATCGTGGGATTGCTCCGCCAGCACGGCATTGGCAGAGCGGTGTGGAGTTACAAAGAGATGGATTTCCGCCTGGTGAACTGGAAAGGCGAAGTGGAGAGTCAGGAACTGGTGGAAATCGTCAGCCAGCGCTGA
- a CDS encoding CPBP family intramembrane glutamic endopeptidase has translation MALSLMSWAGKALVALVFYCFFLGLGEELLFRGYLQSRLNQAFGKPFLFFGVAWGWGVVLSAALFGGMHLLNLGSLVSGHWQPAPWWGLWTFFAGLVMGFVREKSGGILAPVLLHGLPQALAEAVLGR, from the coding sequence ATGGCTTTAAGCCTCATGTCGTGGGCGGGAAAAGCGCTGGTGGCTCTGGTGTTTTACTGTTTTTTTCTTGGTCTCGGGGAAGAACTGCTCTTTCGAGGTTATCTTCAATCGCGGCTCAATCAGGCGTTTGGAAAACCCTTTCTGTTCTTTGGGGTTGCCTGGGGATGGGGCGTGGTGCTTTCTGCGGCGCTGTTTGGTGGGATGCATCTCCTTAACTTGGGGAGTTTGGTAAGTGGGCACTGGCAACCAGCGCCATGGTGGGGGTTGTGGACATTTTTTGCCGGGCTGGTGATGGGGTTTGTGCGGGAGAAAAGTGGCGGGATTCTTGCCCCGGTTCTTTTGCACGGGCTTCCGCAGGCGCTTGCCGAAGCAGTCCTTGGGCGGTGA
- a CDS encoding M28 family metallopeptidase, with protein sequence MNIEDARRYLKMLCEDIPDRSVGSEGNRRAVAFFTELVSSFGWQTETMALPVIDWQERGADLRIGEQSFDVRVSPYSLGCAVEAPLISAETLKELERLEVEGRVLLLHGELTREKLMPKNFPFYNPEEHQRILALLGQKQPAALICATGRNAAVAGGVYPFPLIEDGDFDIPSVFTTEEAGQVLLSCVGKTVWLESRSNRIPAFADQVIARKGNNPDRRVVVSAHIDAKKGSPGTIDNAIGVVVLLFLAELLKEYHGDPGIELVPFNGEDYYAATGQMEYLRKNQGRFHTIWLNINLDGVGYKDGKTALSFFNLPESVKMHMDEILARYEGLVEGFPWVQGDHSIFIQQGCPAVAVISQWLLEHLDSQEITHTSKDAPSIVDPHKLVEIAVALKDFLNSLSELN encoded by the coding sequence ATGAACATAGAAGATGCCCGTAGATACCTGAAGATGTTATGTGAAGACATCCCCGACCGCAGTGTGGGGAGCGAGGGCAACCGCCGCGCTGTTGCCTTTTTCACAGAATTGGTTTCTTCTTTTGGCTGGCAAACCGAAACGATGGCGTTACCGGTGATCGACTGGCAGGAAAGAGGGGCTGACCTGCGCATCGGGGAACAGTCGTTTGATGTGCGGGTCAGTCCCTATTCGCTGGGGTGTGCGGTCGAAGCGCCATTGATCAGCGCTGAGACGCTGAAAGAACTGGAACGCCTGGAAGTGGAAGGAAGAGTACTGCTTTTGCATGGAGAACTGACCCGTGAGAAACTCATGCCCAAAAACTTCCCGTTTTACAATCCTGAGGAACACCAGCGCATTCTGGCTCTGCTGGGACAGAAACAGCCTGCCGCGCTGATTTGCGCCACAGGCAGAAATGCCGCCGTAGCGGGCGGCGTGTACCCTTTTCCTCTCATCGAGGATGGCGATTTTGACATTCCTTCTGTATTTACCACCGAAGAGGCGGGACAGGTTTTGCTTTCCTGCGTGGGTAAAACGGTGTGGCTGGAATCACGTTCCAACCGCATTCCTGCCTTTGCGGATCAGGTGATTGCCCGCAAAGGGAATAATCCCGACAGGCGCGTGGTCGTCTCTGCGCATATCGATGCCAAAAAAGGCTCGCCCGGCACAATAGACAACGCGATCGGCGTGGTGGTTTTGCTTTTCCTTGCCGAATTGCTCAAAGAATATCACGGAGACCCCGGAATTGAACTTGTTCCCTTCAACGGCGAAGACTACTACGCCGCGACCGGACAAATGGAGTACCTGCGGAAAAATCAGGGGCGCTTCCACACCATTTGGCTGAACATCAATCTGGATGGGGTGGGGTACAAAGACGGCAAAACGGCGTTGTCTTTTTTCAACCTGCCCGAATCTGTCAAAATGCACATGGATGAAATCCTCGCCCGATATGAGGGCTTGGTCGAAGGCTTCCCCTGGGTACAGGGAGATCACAGCATTTTCATTCAGCAGGGATGCCCTGCCGTTGCCGTCATCTCTCAGTGGCTTTTGGAACACCTGGACTCTCAGGAGATCACCCATACCTCTAAAGATGCCCCTTCAATCGTTGATCCCCACAAACTGGTGGAAATTGCTGTAGCGCTGAAGGATTTCCTGAACAGCCTCTCAGAGTTAAATTGA
- a CDS encoding methyltransferase family protein: MDIPSGFWLTLLACAGYGAIHSALASHTVKGWAERRFGQFARRTYRLFFVLMASLTTLALLAVPLLLPDRPLYVIPFPWIILTLAVQAFAVWGLLAALSQTDALAFLGLRQLSAPEPLRRRAKSGELVTRGFYGRVRHPLYLFSLILLWLFPVVTWNILALMIGLTVYLYIGTLLEERKLLDEFGEAYAEYRRTTPMIFPRLLPGRVTRPRQEGE; this comes from the coding sequence ATGGATATTCCTTCCGGATTCTGGCTGACTTTGCTTGCCTGTGCCGGCTATGGTGCGATTCACTCGGCACTGGCTTCCCACACTGTCAAGGGCTGGGCAGAGCGCCGCTTTGGGCAGTTTGCCCGGCGCACCTACCGGCTGTTTTTCGTCTTGATGGCTTCGCTGACCACGCTGGCTTTGCTTGCCGTCCCTTTGCTCTTGCCCGACCGTCCGCTGTACGTGATTCCCTTCCCCTGGATAATTCTGACCCTGGCGGTGCAGGCATTTGCCGTGTGGGGCTTGCTGGCGGCTCTCAGCCAGACGGACGCGCTTGCCTTTCTGGGACTGCGCCAGTTATCTGCCCCCGAGCCATTGCGCCGCCGCGCCAAAAGCGGAGAACTTGTCACGCGCGGGTTTTACGGCAGGGTGCGCCACCCATTGTATTTGTTCTCGCTCATCCTTCTCTGGCTGTTTCCGGTGGTTACCTGGAACATTCTCGCGCTGATGATTGGCTTGACGGTCTATCTGTACATTGGCACTCTGCTGGAAGAGCGCAAACTGCTGGATGAGTTTGGCGAAGCCTATGCCGAGTATCGGCGTACCACGCCGATGATTTTCCCCCGTTTGTTGCCCGGGCGTGTTACAAGACCACGCCAAGAAGGGGAGTGA